In the genome of Hymenobacter cellulosivorans, one region contains:
- a CDS encoding aldo/keto reductase, whose translation MEYKELGDSGVRASVITFGSWAAGGWMWGGTEQNDAVGAIRASYDLGVTSIDTAPIYGMGLSEEIVGEAIKGLPRDKVQILTKFGMRWDLPEPKGDFGFKTKDNNGQDLDVYKYAAPESIIKECEDSLRRLGTDYIDLYQIHWPDVTTPIDATMEAVSRLVEQGKVRAVGVSNYSAQQMAEAEKTVKLASNQVPYSMVRRDIEKEVVPYSLEHNKAILAYSPLQLGLLTGKIKPGQHFDASDLRATHPLFKPEFVTRVNAFLDKIRPMAESKNASLSQVVLRWTLAQPGITVALVGARNAEQAVQNAKAIEVKLSSEELDFISKELSQLQPAKA comes from the coding sequence ATGGAATACAAAGAGCTAGGCGACTCGGGCGTGCGCGCTTCGGTCATTACGTTTGGCAGCTGGGCAGCCGGTGGCTGGATGTGGGGCGGTACCGAGCAAAACGACGCGGTAGGCGCCATTCGGGCCTCCTACGATTTGGGCGTAACCTCCATCGATACGGCCCCGATTTACGGCATGGGCCTGAGCGAGGAAATCGTGGGGGAGGCCATCAAGGGCCTGCCGCGCGACAAGGTGCAGATTCTGACCAAGTTTGGTATGCGCTGGGACCTGCCCGAGCCCAAGGGCGACTTCGGCTTCAAAACCAAGGACAACAACGGCCAGGACCTGGACGTGTACAAATACGCCGCCCCGGAAAGCATCATCAAGGAGTGCGAGGACAGCCTGCGCCGCCTCGGCACCGACTACATCGACCTCTACCAGATTCACTGGCCCGACGTGACCACGCCCATTGATGCGACGATGGAAGCGGTAAGCCGGCTGGTGGAGCAGGGCAAGGTGCGGGCCGTGGGCGTGAGCAATTACTCGGCCCAACAAATGGCCGAAGCTGAAAAAACAGTGAAGCTGGCCTCCAACCAGGTACCCTACAGCATGGTGCGCCGCGACATCGAGAAAGAAGTGGTGCCCTACTCCCTGGAGCACAACAAGGCTATTCTGGCCTACAGTCCGCTCCAGCTGGGCTTGCTGACCGGCAAAATCAAGCCCGGCCAGCACTTCGACGCCAGCGACCTGCGCGCGACGCACCCGCTGTTTAAGCCCGAGTTTGTGACCCGAGTCAACGCGTTCCTGGACAAAATCCGGCCCATGGCGGAAAGCAAAAACGCTAGCCTTTCGCAGGTAGTGCTGCGCTGGACGCTGGCCCAGCCCGGCATTACGGTGGCCCTGGTGGGCGCCCGCAACGCCGAGCAGGCCGTGCAGAATGCCAAAGCCATTGAGGTGAAACTCTCCAGCGAGGAGCTGGACTTCATCAGCAAGGAGCTCAGCCAGCTGCAGCCCGCCAAGGCGTAG
- a CDS encoding ferredoxin--NADP reductase has product MTSPYIPLTIRAIRTEAPETKSFVLAPPTDMELPYQPGQYLTLVHTRHGQETRRSYSISSAPALGEPLTITVKRVDNGVVSRYLIDQAQPGDELQTLGPAGFFTLPENIQDYQQLILLAAGSGITPLFSLLKTVLHELPQLRILLVYSNRNAATTIFGEEIRELAWRFPAQLHLELLYGTDPNLARAHLHKELLEQLVAQYAPGPPEQTLAYLCGPLNYMRMGTYGLHEAGLPLDHIRRELFNTATATVPHSVPPDTDEHTVVVRLRGQEHRLRVQYPQTILQAAKQQGLVLPYSCEAGQCGNCAARCTAGTVWMANNEVLTDRETARGLILTCTGYPVGGDAALEI; this is encoded by the coding sequence ATGACGTCCCCCTACATCCCGCTCACCATCCGCGCCATCCGGACGGAAGCGCCCGAAACCAAGAGCTTCGTGCTGGCCCCGCCGACTGATATGGAGCTGCCCTACCAGCCCGGCCAATACCTGACGCTGGTACACACCCGGCACGGGCAGGAAACCCGCCGCTCCTACTCCATCAGCTCGGCCCCGGCCCTTGGTGAGCCCCTGACTATCACCGTAAAGCGCGTCGACAACGGGGTGGTGTCGCGCTACCTGATTGACCAGGCCCAGCCCGGCGACGAGCTACAGACGCTCGGGCCCGCCGGCTTTTTCACCCTGCCCGAGAATATCCAGGACTACCAGCAGCTGATTTTGCTGGCGGCGGGCAGCGGCATCACGCCCTTGTTTTCATTGCTTAAAACGGTCTTGCACGAGCTGCCTCAACTGCGGATTTTGCTTGTTTACAGCAACCGTAACGCAGCCACCACTATTTTCGGGGAGGAGATACGGGAACTGGCCTGGCGCTTTCCGGCGCAGCTGCACCTGGAGCTACTCTACGGCACCGACCCCAACCTGGCCCGGGCCCACTTGCATAAGGAGTTGCTGGAACAGCTAGTGGCTCAGTACGCGCCCGGCCCGCCCGAGCAGACGCTGGCCTACCTCTGCGGGCCACTCAACTACATGCGCATGGGTACTTACGGTCTGCACGAAGCGGGCCTGCCCCTGGACCACATCCGCCGGGAGTTGTTCAACACTGCTACGGCCACCGTGCCCCACAGCGTCCCGCCCGACACCGATGAACATACTGTGGTGGTGCGGCTGCGCGGGCAGGAACACCGGCTGCGGGTGCAATACCCGCAAACCATTCTGCAGGCGGCTAAACAGCAGGGCCTGGTGCTACCCTACAGCTGCGAGGCCGGGCAGTGCGGCAACTGCGCCGCCCGCTGCACCGCCGGCACCGTCTGGATGGCCAACAACGAAGTGCTGACCGACCGGGAAACTGCCCGCGGCCTCATCCTGACCTGCACCGGTTACCCCGTGGGCGGCGACGCAGCGCTGGAAATCTGA
- a CDS encoding SBBP repeat-containing protein, with amino-acid sequence MKHSLLFVFLLFTWFGTTRTAQAQLPMQPVAFSSGGYDNVISATYDAQGRLYLIGHMGFNQNTASPTPPAIRTASGNTTLDNGFNSGTYFIAVYGPTGQLEKMHPYYMGYGGTLRSIAVDQAGNIYLTGTESQYTFMVRKINRTFQTLWTLTQGTNGGAWGNKVLVDAQGNVYVAGTSQSWSMFGLTMRQRSCCLENDFLIKVNAQGTLQWIRAGLGGPNDLITDSSANSIAFDRAGNVVMVGTLSGTGTYGNLTLSGGSGNIIAVKYNPTGNVLWGRVYGNATYPSRGSTQAMDVATDEADNLYICGNFYGPQQFGTVTLNTASYYRDALLLKLNSEGTPLWARAGGYTAGTNLSASAYASVAYRDGKIKVAGYSQSTPGLYESNPVVASYEANGRFAWATNLRPGTVATGNKILIDENQTSHVFGFFKNTFQIGATAFPSYGGQQDAFYVQVLDSARYGASCLIRGTLYQDANRDCRLGSGELGLGGIIVEALPGPRYGITDSLGRYLIATDTGRYTVRALLPQRPGQQITPLCPASGVSDTLYFPTPGASSQAWILDMSSTLPRT; translated from the coding sequence ATGAAGCATTCTTTACTGTTTGTTTTTCTTCTGTTTACGTGGTTTGGTACTACCCGCACGGCGCAGGCGCAGCTGCCGATGCAGCCGGTAGCGTTCAGCAGCGGCGGCTACGACAACGTTATCAGCGCCACCTACGATGCCCAGGGCCGGCTCTACCTGATAGGGCACATGGGCTTTAATCAGAATACAGCCTCGCCTACGCCCCCGGCTATTCGCACGGCCTCGGGCAATACCACCCTGGATAACGGCTTCAATTCGGGCACCTACTTTATTGCCGTGTATGGTCCCACCGGGCAGTTGGAGAAGATGCATCCCTATTACATGGGCTACGGCGGCACGCTGCGCTCCATAGCCGTCGACCAGGCCGGCAACATCTACCTGACCGGGACCGAGTCGCAGTACACTTTTATGGTGCGCAAGATTAATCGGACCTTCCAGACCCTGTGGACCCTGACGCAGGGCACCAACGGCGGGGCTTGGGGCAACAAAGTTCTGGTAGACGCGCAGGGCAACGTATATGTGGCCGGCACATCCCAGTCATGGTCGATGTTTGGCCTGACGATGCGGCAGCGGAGCTGCTGTCTGGAAAACGATTTTCTGATCAAGGTAAACGCCCAGGGCACGCTGCAGTGGATTCGGGCGGGCCTGGGTGGCCCGAATGACCTAATTACCGATTCCTCCGCCAACTCCATTGCCTTTGACCGGGCCGGCAACGTGGTGATGGTCGGGACACTTTCGGGCACGGGCACCTATGGCAACCTTACCCTGAGCGGCGGCTCCGGCAACATCATTGCCGTCAAGTACAACCCAACTGGTAACGTTCTGTGGGGCAGAGTATATGGCAACGCGACGTACCCATCAAGGGGCAGCACCCAGGCCATGGACGTGGCCACGGATGAGGCCGACAACCTCTACATCTGCGGCAATTTCTATGGCCCGCAGCAGTTTGGCACAGTTACCCTGAATACGGCCAGCTATTACCGGGACGCCCTGCTCCTCAAACTCAACTCGGAAGGCACTCCGCTATGGGCGCGGGCGGGCGGCTACACGGCCGGTACTAATCTCTCGGCCAGTGCCTACGCCAGCGTGGCCTACCGGGACGGCAAAATTAAAGTCGCCGGCTACAGCCAAAGTACGCCCGGCCTGTATGAGTCGAACCCGGTGGTGGCCAGCTATGAAGCCAACGGGCGCTTTGCCTGGGCTACCAACCTGCGTCCGGGTACCGTTGCCACAGGCAACAAGATTCTCATCGACGAAAACCAGACCAGCCACGTGTTCGGCTTTTTCAAGAACACCTTCCAGATTGGAGCTACCGCCTTTCCTAGCTACGGTGGCCAACAGGATGCCTTCTACGTGCAGGTCCTGGATTCGGCCCGCTACGGAGCATCCTGCCTGATTCGGGGCACGCTCTACCAGGATGCCAACCGCGACTGCCGCCTGGGCAGCGGCGAACTAGGCCTGGGCGGCATTATCGTGGAAGCGCTGCCCGGCCCTCGCTACGGCATTACCGACTCCCTGGGCCGCTACCTCATTGCCACCGATACGGGCCGCTACACCGTGCGGGCGCTCCTGCCCCAACGGCCCGGGCAGCAGATTACCCCCCTGTGTCCGGCCAGCGGCGTTTCCGATACGCTCTATTTCCCGACACCCGGGGCGTCATCCCAGGCGTGGATTTTGGACATGAGCTCAACGCTACCCCGTACCTGA
- a CDS encoding DUF7619 domain-containing protein, producing the protein MDFGHELNATPYLTTQVSSGRRRRCAPGATVVTYANLGMVTAPGAQVLVKLPRYVVLRAASHPYTMQTDSTLLFSVGTLKPGQGGSITIQDSVACGNPDIRGLTVCTRAWITPQVVLTRPAGWNQASLQVRGKVQPGNQARFVLRNAGLGATTDSLTMRLYQGTQLALQQRFMLAAGDSLVLRVPAREATVRLEADQPAAHPLGGQASANVELSGLRPAGGAPSLGMAAFALAPTGPSSAEECLPIVDSFDPNDKQVVPAGLTSQHYTPTNTPLRYQVRFQNTGTDAAYRVVVVDTLSAQLDVSTLQVGAASHPFRLKVSGMGRPVLTFTFDPILLPDSVSDEPGSHGFVQFTVRPKAGLPDKTEVANHADIYFDYNPAVRTNMTLNRLHDLPPVVGAGVALSYPSVLASPTVQALTPAQGKVGTLVTIAGSRLALAAAAPSVYFNGMKANVVSATATEVVVRVPAGATTGRVKVATLDGAGQSSTDFVAYQPPTVVALTPAEARPGATVSITGSHFSPVLAQDTVWINGMKARVLQATATSLQVEVPTGATTGTVRVGTLGGSVASSQVLRVWYPPAITRFSPAKAGAGSVVTLTGQAFAEQANRNTVFFGAASATVLQASSGSLQVRVPAAAESGPLRLVTPGGEASTAAFTFLPAPVITATIPAQGSVGTPVTLTGRHFLVDGQTDTVWLAGVPAKVLSASASELRVLVPRGTSTGHWTVAGVGGRGNSGEFGVTVLPAETAVEVFPNPTHGELTASWTHAEFTAHELVLFDVVGRQVLQRAIGASEQDGVLVNVAGLRAGLYVLELHTSQGMVRKRIMIL; encoded by the coding sequence GTGGATTTTGGACATGAGCTCAACGCTACCCCGTACCTGACGACTCAGGTTTCGTCGGGCCGGCGCCGGCGGTGCGCCCCCGGCGCTACGGTTGTGACCTACGCCAACCTGGGCATGGTCACGGCTCCGGGTGCCCAGGTGCTGGTAAAGCTGCCGCGCTACGTGGTGCTGCGCGCCGCCTCCCACCCCTACACGATGCAAACCGACAGCACCCTGCTTTTCAGTGTCGGCACGCTCAAGCCCGGACAGGGGGGCAGCATCACGATTCAGGACTCGGTAGCCTGTGGTAATCCCGACATCCGCGGGCTGACCGTGTGCACTCGGGCCTGGATAACGCCCCAGGTAGTACTGACTCGCCCTGCTGGCTGGAACCAGGCCAGCCTACAGGTGCGCGGCAAAGTGCAGCCCGGTAACCAGGCGCGCTTTGTACTGCGCAACGCCGGCCTGGGCGCCACCACCGACAGCCTGACGATGCGCCTCTACCAAGGTACCCAGCTGGCATTGCAGCAGCGCTTTATGCTGGCTGCCGGCGACAGTCTGGTACTGCGCGTGCCCGCCCGTGAAGCCACCGTGCGACTGGAAGCCGACCAGCCTGCTGCCCACCCCCTGGGCGGCCAGGCCAGTGCCAACGTGGAGCTCTCGGGCCTGCGTCCGGCGGGCGGGGCACCGAGCCTAGGCATGGCAGCTTTTGCGCTAGCCCCTACGGGCCCCAGCTCAGCGGAAGAGTGCCTGCCCATCGTTGACTCCTTTGACCCCAATGACAAGCAGGTGGTGCCGGCAGGCCTTACGTCCCAACACTATACTCCCACGAATACTCCGCTGCGCTACCAGGTGCGCTTCCAGAATACCGGCACCGACGCGGCCTATCGGGTGGTCGTCGTCGACACACTCTCGGCTCAGCTCGACGTGAGCACCCTGCAGGTCGGGGCCGCCTCGCACCCCTTCCGTCTTAAGGTATCGGGCATGGGCCGCCCCGTACTGACCTTCACCTTTGACCCCATCCTGCTACCTGATTCGGTTAGCGACGAGCCGGGCAGCCACGGCTTCGTGCAGTTTACCGTGCGGCCCAAGGCCGGCCTGCCCGATAAGACGGAAGTGGCTAACCACGCCGACATCTACTTCGACTACAACCCGGCGGTGCGTACCAACATGACCCTAAACCGGCTGCACGACCTGCCGCCAGTCGTCGGGGCTGGGGTGGCGCTGAGCTATCCGTCGGTGCTGGCCTCGCCCACGGTGCAGGCCCTGACGCCGGCCCAGGGGAAAGTAGGTACCCTGGTTACAATTGCGGGCAGCCGGCTGGCGCTGGCAGCGGCGGCGCCCAGCGTTTACTTTAATGGAATGAAAGCCAACGTCGTTAGCGCCACGGCCACGGAAGTAGTGGTCCGCGTACCGGCAGGCGCTACTACGGGCCGGGTGAAGGTAGCTACCCTGGATGGAGCCGGGCAGAGTAGCACGGATTTCGTAGCCTACCAACCGCCAACGGTGGTAGCGCTGACCCCGGCGGAAGCCCGGCCGGGAGCAACGGTGAGTATCACCGGCTCCCACTTCTCACCGGTACTAGCCCAGGATACCGTCTGGATTAACGGCATGAAGGCGCGTGTGCTCCAGGCTACCGCGACGAGCCTGCAGGTAGAGGTACCAACCGGGGCTACTACCGGCACGGTGCGGGTGGGCACCCTGGGTGGCAGCGTGGCAAGCAGCCAGGTGCTGCGCGTCTGGTATCCGCCCGCCATTACTCGTTTCAGCCCAGCTAAAGCCGGGGCCGGCTCCGTCGTGACGCTAACGGGGCAGGCATTTGCCGAGCAGGCTAACCGCAACACCGTTTTCTTCGGGGCAGCCTCCGCTACCGTGCTCCAGGCCAGCTCCGGCAGCCTGCAAGTGCGCGTACCGGCCGCCGCCGAGTCGGGCCCGCTCCGGCTCGTAACTCCGGGTGGGGAAGCCAGCACGGCCGCCTTCACGTTCCTGCCCGCCCCGGTCATTACGGCAACCATCCCCGCGCAGGGCAGCGTCGGCACGCCCGTAACCCTGACCGGCCGGCACTTCCTGGTTGATGGGCAAACGGACACCGTCTGGCTGGCTGGCGTGCCGGCCAAAGTTCTTAGCGCCTCTGCTTCGGAACTGCGGGTGCTGGTTCCCCGCGGTACCAGCACCGGCCACTGGACGGTGGCGGGCGTTGGCGGGCGCGGCAATTCCGGGGAATTTGGCGTAACCGTACTACCGGCCGAAACAGCCGTGGAAGTGTTTCCCAACCCCACCCACGGCGAGCTGACAGCTAGTTGGACCCACGCCGAATTTACCGCTCACGAGCTTGTGCTTTTCGATGTTGTCGGCCGCCAGGTGTTACAGCGGGCCATTGGGGCATCGGAGCAGGATGGGGTGCTGGTAAACGTGGCCGGGCTTCGGGCCGGCCTCTACGTCTTGGAGCTCCATACCAGCCAGGGCATGGTGCGTAAACGGATTATGATCCTCTAA
- a CDS encoding fasciclin domain-containing protein — protein MKKNLFSLALVALLGAASVQSASAQAKMTPAGTVMVGGEAMYANKNIVENAVNSKDHTTLVAAVKAAGLVETLQGKGPFTVFAPTNAAFNALPAGTVETLVKPENKATLTKILTYHVVAGNMTAEKIMAAIKAGKGSATLKTVSGGTLYATMNGPKNVVLTDEKGNVSCISTYDVIQSNGVIHVIDKVLMPKG, from the coding sequence ATGAAAAAAAATCTGTTTTCCCTCGCCCTCGTTGCCCTGCTGGGCGCTGCTAGTGTTCAGTCGGCTTCGGCCCAGGCCAAGATGACGCCCGCCGGCACGGTGATGGTAGGCGGTGAAGCCATGTACGCCAACAAGAACATCGTGGAAAACGCGGTGAACTCGAAGGACCACACCACGCTGGTAGCCGCTGTAAAGGCCGCTGGCCTCGTAGAAACCCTGCAGGGCAAAGGTCCCTTCACCGTATTTGCCCCCACCAACGCCGCTTTCAACGCCCTGCCCGCCGGCACCGTCGAAACCCTGGTAAAGCCCGAGAACAAGGCTACGCTGACCAAAATCCTGACCTACCACGTGGTAGCGGGCAATATGACGGCCGAGAAAATTATGGCCGCCATTAAAGCCGGTAAAGGCTCGGCTACGCTCAAAACGGTAAGCGGCGGCACGCTGTATGCCACCATGAATGGCCCGAAAAACGTGGTCCTGACCGACGAGAAAGGCAACGTTTCCTGCATTTCGACCTACGACGTGATTCAGAGCAACGGTGTGATTCACGTAATCGACAAAGTATTGATGCCCAAAGGCTAA
- the msrA gene encoding peptide-methionine (S)-S-oxide reductase MsrA, with amino-acid sequence MNNLRIYLLGLVLVLAACTQNRSDAQTFRRPTTGGAPKNLDGLAVATFAGGCFWCTEEIFEELRGVKQVVSGYAGGPEKNPTYEQVGSGQTGHAESIQVYYDPKVISYQTLLDVFFLAGHDPTTLNRQGPDAGTQYRSVAFYRSPQEKQLIEATIKRVDASKHYSSPIVTQVLPFTVFWPAEDYHQGYYRLHPDNPYIQSVSTPKIEKFRKAFKDKLVVE; translated from the coding sequence ATGAACAACCTAAGAATTTACCTCCTGGGCCTGGTACTGGTGCTGGCCGCCTGCACCCAAAACCGCTCCGACGCCCAAACCTTCCGCCGTCCCACCACTGGCGGCGCCCCCAAAAACCTCGACGGGCTGGCCGTAGCCACCTTTGCCGGCGGCTGCTTCTGGTGCACCGAGGAAATCTTCGAGGAGCTGCGCGGCGTCAAGCAGGTGGTGTCGGGCTACGCCGGCGGGCCGGAAAAGAACCCAACCTACGAGCAGGTGGGCAGCGGCCAGACCGGCCACGCCGAGTCCATCCAGGTGTACTACGACCCCAAGGTAATCAGCTACCAGACCCTGCTTGACGTGTTTTTCCTGGCCGGCCACGACCCGACGACGCTTAACCGCCAGGGTCCCGATGCCGGTACGCAATACCGCTCGGTGGCTTTTTACCGCTCTCCCCAGGAAAAGCAGCTCATCGAAGCTACCATCAAGCGGGTGGACGCCTCCAAGCACTACAGCTCGCCCATCGTGACCCAGGTACTGCCCTTCACCGTCTTCTGGCCCGCCGAAGACTACCACCAGGGCTACTACCGCCTCCACCCCGACAACCCCTACATTCAGTCGGTTTCGACCCCGAAAATCGAGAAGTTCCGTAAGGCGTTCAAGGATAAACTGGTCGTAGAATAA